The Magallana gigas chromosome 6, xbMagGiga1.1, whole genome shotgun sequence genome includes the window AACCACTTTGTATCAGAAATTTGTATCCAAGTCGATTGCATCCCCCAATACTAAAAAATTGAAACTCAATTTATTTGTGACAATGACCTCGGTAAACCAATTGACAAGGTCCGAAAGTTCTCTTTATATCGAATCATGGTTAATTTATCAAGTGTTTTCTTtgagataaaaaataataaacaatacagccataatcatttaattaataattcaaattcaTGAGAGCTTTAAGACTTTTTtcgaaaatatttttactttaaatatctGCAGGCTTTCAAAGACAATATCGTAGTAAATCCATTCGTTGAATAGTGGTTTTCAAAACTAGTTTTGTCTCTTCGATATCTTTTAATCTATGTGCCACGTTTATAAAAGGTTGCAACCAGTATCTAACTTCTTTTCTAAACATGTAATgcagaaaatattaattaactttaaatataaactttttgtcgttaattagtttttaaatagGATGGTACATCGAAATAAGACAAAACGTCATCTGCACCCTCCAAGGAACTCTCTCCCCATCCGTTAAGATCAGCTCCCCAGTAACCatgatttatgtaaatattttctcgAGGAAACGGCCGAGTGAGATATCTCTTGATATCGTACCACCTTGATCCAGGCTTCCACACGACCCACCCGCCATTATAAGGATATTTGTTCCAGATAAACATCATCCCATCGATTGGAGCAGGAATACTATTGACATGTCTGTTGTACACTCTGGATAACTGTAAGTGAGCCTGTTTTACTACTTCGTCCGTGACTCTTGTGTCGTCATATCTCTTACTGACTATGTTTCCCATGTTCTGAAGTCGACTCCAAAATGGTACAGCATCAGTTTCTGCATATGATATGAGGAGAACTGCCTTCCCAGTCCGTGATATACCCCAGTTATATGACTGTCTGTACGGAAGATCGGATTGGGTGTAGGTGAAATTATGTGATCCTCCTAGCCACCATGGGTAGTTGTAAATCAGGAATATCTTTGAGCATTGCACGTCTAGCACTGAATTCAGTGCAGACAGGAATGTAGGATTACTAAACTGTGGTATCTGTATTTTTAGGACAGGAACCTTTGGTATTGCAAGTATAACATTTCgagaataaacaaaaaagtaatttttagtAGGCATAATACTTCCATTGATTGAAACTGTTTTTCTGAACTTCAATTGATATATTCCTTTCTTCTTTCTTAATATTTTCATAAGCTGGCTATTCATTTTTAGGGCGTGGCTGAAATAAAGTGCAAAGCATAGGATATCGATGGAAAATTGCTAACTGAGATGCAACGAAATTACTATAGATGATTAGCCATTTTGGTTAATTACATTATGAAAATACTATTATAGGAGTCGGAGTCATAATTGTAACAATATTAAATCAGATAAAATGATTACCTCTTTGGATTAGATACAAGAAACTTCCTCATGAATTCTACAGGGAAGGAATTCATCCCCGTCGGAACTGTCACATATGAAGGAAGGTCTGTAGGTCTAGTGTTTTCCTCCTCGAATTCTTGTCGAGTTTTTAAAAAACGTGAATTGCTCTGTACATTACCCAAGCCAGTGTGAAAAGCACTGCTGTCTCTGATATATGTTCGAGCTTCCCAGCTGATGCCTGTTTTCTGTATAACGTTTTCATAGCTGTTGAAGAAAGATACAATACATTGTTtggttacaaaaaaaaacctgtgaGAAATCGACAAAAAGTGACTGTTTGgtgtttggattttttaaacacaaaacagGATTGTAATAAGACGCGCTAACATTTGTCATTAACTTTGTTGTTTATGCGAATTGACATGCggtttaattaatttgtttagtTACAAACCCATTCTCAGTAAAATAGATAAGAAAACGGATTAAACTAATTTGACTTACAAGCTCTATCTGAAGTAACAGTACAGTGTATGTGTATCGTTTGTTAAATATTAcagaaaaattaacatttactCTTGCAATACCCCcgtaatattttattaatttcagaAATAGATAGCACATGTATTTCTCAttgtaatgttaaaagtaaaaacatgtaAAAGATACCAATTTTAGATCATTTTAACATTCAttgaatttaattgtttttgaaaaaaaaattgttcaaaacgAGAAAACAAAGGaggtaaacaataaacatatatttagcAAACCAACCATATTAAACTGGACAGGTACTGCTACACACAGCTATAAGTTTCGAAGAAAACAAATGCAATTTCacaaaattaaaacgaaatatgcatGCATATAAGCTAATCAAAAATTCAActttacaaattttttaaaaataattacgtCAAGGGAACGCTTTCCTATTGTAAGACTATTTGTATCCCGGTACAGATTTATTTTACTAGCTATAGAGAAAGACATTGGTCTTCACAAATGCATTCAAAACCATTCGCTGGCTATTTAtatgaatacaaatatttaatggaagattatatcaaaatatgaataattacAAACAATATCGATACATTTGAGCAATAGAAAAAGAGACAACCTCTGAAGATATACAGGAACGCCATCGATAGTGGTAGCGTTAAAATGTTCGGCCCTTGGGTTCGTACCATTATAGTTACTGTAAGTTTCAGAAAGTAATCTGAAacaaaaagaatgaaatatCATACGGtttttatgtttgaataaacaatttacctctattacatgtagtgtagtaaattatttgataagatgaaataatttaacaaacaaCCATGTTACTCATTCGGAGAATGATGCTGAGCAAAAACCTTGACAAATCTCGAGGGTCCATGAGTTCCTCTGGTCTTAGTCTGTACGGAGTTCGGGGTCCTCCTAACTCAAATGTTCGAAGACGGGTATTACGCAGGTATAGAAGCGTTCGCTCAGGAATTCTACCTCCACCTTCAGTAAAAGGAACAAAGGTTAGCCCAAGCTCCCGTCCTGCCTTGATCATCCTAACATGGTCTTCAGGTCTTATTCTCATTGCTCCCAAATCCACAGGAAGATCCGGTGCATCAGGGAAGTATTTTG containing:
- the LOC105336817 gene encoding achacin-like; this translates as MIVLITKLLCLAWFVLGKSKGNYIEDVTIIGAGVGGSYTGWRLRDKGWKIGIYEYSDRVGGRMYSKYFPDAPDLPVDLGAMRIRPEDHVRMIKAGRELGLTFVPFTEGGGRIPERTLLYLRNTRLRTFELGGPRTPYRLRPEELMDPRDLSRLLSETYSNYNGTNPRAEHFNATTIDGVPVYLQSYENVIQKTGISWEARTYIRDSSAFHTGLGNVQSNSRFLKTRQEFEEENTRPTDLPSYVTVPTGMNSFPVEFMRKFLVSNPKSHALKMNSQLMKILRKKKGIYQLKFRKTVSINGSIMPTKNYFFVYSRNVILAIPKVPVLKIQIPQFSNPTFLSALNSVLDVQCSKIFLIYNYPWWLGGSHNFTYTQSDLPYRQSYNWGISRTGKAVLLISYAETDAVPFWSRLQNMGNIVSKRYDDTRVTDEVVKQAHLQLSRVYNRHVNSIPAPIDGMMFIWNKYPYNGGWVVWKPGSRWYDIKRYLTRPFPRENIYINHGYWGADLNGWGESSLEGADDVLSYFDVPSYLKTN